One stretch of Prunus persica cultivar Lovell chromosome G1, Prunus_persica_NCBIv2, whole genome shotgun sequence DNA includes these proteins:
- the LOC18789576 gene encoding transcription factor TGA7 isoform X2, with product MSYPSTQFATSRQMGIYEPFRQVGVWKETFRGDHSSNTGASSILEVDAGIETKIGYVSHESLAPSGNDQEPNRSSDKVQRRLEQNREAARKSRMRKKAYVQQLETSRLKLAQLEQELERARKQINRRLPDLQGAYVASSLGTSHMGYNGALNSGITTFEMEYGHWVEEQHRQNVELRNALQDHGTDIELLRILVESGLSHYANLFRMKADAARADAFYLLSGIWRTSVERHFHWIGGFRPSELLNIVLPQLQPLDEPQLVDFYNLRQSSQQAEDALTQGMEKLQQNLALTIAGDQISGEIYGSQMATALEKLEALETFVGQADHLRQQTLQQMSRILTTHQAARGLLALGEYFHRLRALSSLWTAHPREPT from the exons ATGAGCTATCCATCAACTCAATTTGCCACCTCAAGACAAATGGGGATATACGAGCCGTTTCGACAGGTTGGTGTGTGGAAAGAAACATTCAGGGGTGATCATAGCTCAAACACAGGTGCTTCTTCAATTCTAGAAGTGGATGCTGGGATAGAAACCAAG ATTGGATATGTTTCTCATGAATCCTTGGCACCATCCGGAAATGATCAAGAACCAAACAGATCTTCTGATAAG GTACAGAGGCGCTTAGAACAAAATCGTGAAGCTGCTCGCAAAAGTCGTATGCGGAAAAAG GCTTATGTTCAACAACTAGAAACAAGCCGCTTAAAACTGGCACAACTGGAGCAGGAACTTGAAAGAGCTAGAAAACAG ATAAACCGGCGGCTGCCTGATTTGCAGGGTGCCTATGTAGCCAGTTCATTAGGTACAAGTCATATGGGATACAATGGAGCTTTGAATTCAG GGATCACTACATTTGAGATGGAATATGGACATTGGGTTGAAGAACAACACAGACAGAATGTTGAACTCAGAAATGCATTGCAAGATCATGGAACCGATATAGAACTTCTTCGAATACTTGTAGAAAGTGGCTTGAGCCACTACGCTAATCTTTTCCGGATGAAGGCAGATGCTGCAAGGGCTGATGCCTTTTACTTACTGTCTGGCATATGGAGAACATCAGTAGAACGCCATTTTCACTGGATTGGAGGATTTCGCCCATCAGAGCTTCTAAAT ATTGTGTTGCCACAGCTTCAGCCATTGGATGAACCACAACTTGTGGATTTCTATAACTTGAGGCAATCGTCTCAGCAAGCGGAAGATGCTCTCACGCAGGGAATGGAGAAGCTTCAGCAGAATTTGGCGTTGACCATAGCAGGTGATCAAATCAGTGGAGAAATTTATGGATCTCAGATGGCTACTGCATTGGAGAAGTTGGAAGCACTGGAGACCTTTGTGGGCCAG GCGGATCACCTCCGGCAGCAAACTCTGCAGCAAATGTCTCGAATCCTAACGACTCACCAGGCAGCTCGAGGCTTGCTTGCGCTCGGGGAATACTTTCACCGGCTGCGTGCCCTCAGTTCTCTTTGGACTGCCCATCCTCGTGAACCGACATAG
- the LOC18789217 gene encoding pentatricopeptide repeat-containing protein At4g18520: MLSPTLLPPRIGVNLYQTPSLLSIQSPIQRKHSNSKTRNRKTPTNFRCFYCENPSSTYDFENLSSQENPDAEFSDTRSLSQSSRPYLLALWLRSCRSLNEVRRLHAVVLRCLANPVTYVFNNLICAYIVFGKLVDARKVLDKMTVRNVVSWTAIINGYLNFGLDDEALGLFSYAINEGVQPNGNMFVCVLNLCSKRVDYELGRQVHGGVLKGGWSNLIVDSAVVKLYAQCGELSSAYRAFDQMPKSDVVCWTTMITACSQQGHGQEAFSLFSQMLSEGFSPNEFTVCGVLKACGEEKELRFGRQLHGAIVKKIYKNDVFIETSLVDMYAKCGEMIDSRTVFDGMRNRNTVTWTSIIAGYARKGFSEEAICLFQVMKRRNIFVNNLTIVSILRACGSMRDSLMGREVHAQIVKNSTETNSHLGSTLVWFYCRCGEYSNATKVLQQMPLRDVVSWTAIISGCAHLGFESEALEFLNEMMEDGVEPNAFTYSSALKACAQLETVLHGKLIHSSANKSAAMSNVFVGSALISMYAKCGYVTEAFQVFDSMPERNLVSWKAMIVGYAKNGLCQEAMKLMYRMRTEGFEVDDYILATVLTACGELGWEMDPSCECSLQSS, translated from the coding sequence ATGCTTTCGCCGACTCTCTTGCCACCACGTATTGGCGTCAATCTTTATCAAACACCTTCTCTGCTCTCCATTCAATCACCAATACAGAGAAagcattcaaattcaaagacCAGAAATCGTAAAACCCCCACGAATTTTCGTTGTTTTTATTGCGAAAACCCATCTTCTACTTACGACTTTGAGAATTTAAGCTCCCAAGAAAACCCAGATGCCGAATTCTCTGATACTCGGTCACTGAGCCAAAGCTCCAGACCCTATTTGCTTGCTCTTTGGCTCCGCTCATGTCGTAGTCTAAATGAAGTGAGAAGATTACATGCAGTTGTTTTGAGGTGTTTAGCGAATCCTGTTACgtatgtttttaataatttgatttGTGCTTATATAGTGTTTGGGAAGTTAGTCGATGCCCGCAAAGTGCTTGACAAAATGACTGTTAGGAATGTGGTTTCTTGGACCGCCATTATTAATGGCTACTTGAACTTCGGTTTGGATGATGAAGCTTTGGGTTTGTTTAGTTATGCTATTAATGAGGGGGTTCAACCGAACGGTAATATGTTTGTGTGTGTCTTGAATTTGTGTAGTAAGAGGGTGGATTATGAGCTTGGGAGGCAAGTCCATGGTGGTGTCTTGAAGGGTGGTTGGAGCAACTTGATTGTTGACAGCGCCGTTGTTAAATTATATGCGCAATGTGGAGAGCTGTCAAGTGCTTACCGCGCATTTGATCAGATGCCAAAGTCGGATGTAGTTTGTTGGACAACTATGATAACTGCTTGTTCCCAACAAGGGCATGGACAGGAGGCTTTTTCACTGTTCTCGCAAATGTTAAGTGAGGGGTTTTCGCCTAATGAGTTTACGGTGTGTGGTGTTCTCAAGGCTTGTGGGGAAGAGAAGGAGTTAAGATTTGGGAGGCAATTACATGGTGCCATAGTTAAGAAGATTTACAAGAATGATGTTTTTATAGAAACTTCTCTAGTTGATATGTATGCAAAATGCGGGGAGATGATAGACTCAAGAACCGTATTTGATGGAATGAGGAACCGAAATACAGTTACATGGACATCTATTATAGCAGGGTATGCTCGGAAGGGCTTCAGTGAGGAGGCTATATGCCTCTTTCAAGTAATGAAGAGGCGAAATATATTTGTCAACAACTTGACCATTGTAAGCATCCTCAGAGCATGTGGCTCAATGAGGGATTCGCTGATGGGGAGGGAGGTTCATGCACAGATAGTAAAGAACTCAACTGAAACCAATTCACACCTAGGAAGTACTTTAGTGTGGTTCTACTGTAGGTGTGGGGAGTACTCTAATGCTACAAAGGTCCTCCAACAAATGCCTCTAAGAGATGTTGTCTCATGGACAGCCATCATTTCTGGCTGTGCACATCTTGGGTTTGAGTCTGAAGCTCTTGAATTCTTGAATGAAATGATGGAGGATGGGGTGGAGCCCAATGCATTTACTTACTCATCCGCTCTGAAAGCATGCGCCCAGCTGGAAACCGTTCTGCACGGGAAATTGATTCACTCCTCTGCAAATAAAAGTGCTGCCATGTCTAATGTTTTTGTGGGTAGCGCTTTGATTTCTATGTATGCAAAATGTGGCTATGTAACGGAggcatttcaagtttttgacAGCATGCCAGAACGGAATTTGGTTTCTTGGAAGGCTATGATAGTGGGTTATGCAAAGAATGGTCTCTGCCAAGAGGCTATGAAGCTCATGTATCGGATGCGAACAGAGGGTTTTGAGGTGGATGATTACATCCTTGCCACTGTTCTTACTGCATGTGGAGAACTCGGATGGGAGATGGACCCTTCATGTGAGTGTAGCTTGCAGTCCAGTTGA
- the LOC18788603 gene encoding ABSCISIC ACID-INSENSITIVE 5-like protein 2, giving the protein MEDRTLESGNGGERPQFPPLARQESYNLSNLDEAQSHLGNINSKNGMHFDELLKNVISVEEGQQLQNPSSSSLPASFFLGNFNLNGALSRKTADEVWKEIAHHEHVNTVVANESLQQRLSTIGETPATPEHFLVRAGVINIGNQPSLMNAAQPIMGIDPTVVSQQTDWLQFQMAAVQQQMTMLDSNLKVRESVYENSAVNFDYSENQVGMSMPMPAISASSCESRATAVRKRHFSDEMKERTIERRQKRMIKNRESAARSRARKQAYTNELEHEVFQLGKVNSWLKKQKEVEMILASNPTSMPKYQLRRTSSAPY; this is encoded by the exons ATGGAGGACAGGACTTTGGAGTCTGGAAATGGAGGTGAGAGGCCACAGTTTCCTCCTTTGGCTAGGCAGGAGTCTTACAATCTCTCTAATTTGGATGAGGCCCAGAGCCACCTGGGAAATATTAACAGCAAGAATGGCATGCATTTTGATGAGTTGCTTAAAAATGTGATATCAGTTGAAGAGGGCCAGCAGCTACAAAAcccttcctcctcctcattgCCGGCTTCATTTTTTCTTGGGAATTTCAACTTGAATGGAGCATTGAGTAGGAAGACTGCGGATGAGGTGTGGAAGGAAATAGCTCATCATGAACATGTTAACACCGTGGTGGCCAACGAATCATTGCAGCAACGGTTGAGTACTATCGGGGAGACTCCAGCTACTCCCGAACATTTTTTAGTTCGTGCCGGTGTCATTAACATAGGGAACCAACCTAGTCTCATGAATGCTGCTCAGCCAATCATGGGAATTGATCCAACAGTTGTATCACAGCAGACAGATTGGCTTCAATTTCAAATGGCTGCTGTTCAGCAGCAGATGACAATGctggattcaaatttgaagGTTCGTGAGTCAGTATATGAGAACTCAGCTGTGAATTTTGATTACTCAGAGAACCAAGTTGGCATGTCAATGCCAATGCCAGCAATTTCAGCTTCCTCTTGCGAGTCTCGGGCAACCGCTGTGAGGAAGCGCCATTTTTCGGATGAAATGAAGGAGAGAACTATAGAGAGGAGACAGAAGAGGATGATCAAGAACCGCGAATCAGCTGCCAGGTCAAGGGCAAGGAAGCAG gCTTATACCAATGAGTTGGAGCATGAAGTATTCCAGTTGGGAAAAGTGAATAGCTGGCtcaaaaagcaaaag gAGGTGGAGATGATCTTAGCTTCAAACCCTACTTCCATGCCTAAATACCAACTCCGGCGCACGAGTTCAGCTCCCTACTAG
- the LOC18791151 gene encoding uncharacterized protein LOC18791151, with amino-acid sequence MMNRKSSNCAICESSNLASVCAICVNYRLTEYNSSLKALKSRRDSLYSRLTEALVAKGKADDQLNWRVLQNEKLVRLREKLRCNKEQLVQGKAKIEKTSYDLKVKSGVLESALAVLEKNRAEQLEKFYPNFICTQNLGHMAITSERLHKQSVVIKQICKLFPQRRVTVDAKRKDASGGQYDQICNACLPRGLDPHSVPSEELAASLGYMVQLLNLVVQNLAAPALHNSGFAGSCSRIWQRDSYWDARPSSRSNEYPLFIPRQNYCSTSGENSWSDRSSSNFGVASIDSERKPHLDSSGSSSFNYTSASQHSVETHKDLQRGISLLKKSVACITAYCYNSLCLDVPSEASTFEAFAKLLATLSSSKEVHSVFSLKMACSRSCKQVQQLNKSVWNVNSAISSTTLLDSAHAMTMTKNLYEYNLPTYATSSLCSTELSDSGKNESLVEGWDLVEHPTFPPPPSQSEDIEHWTRAMFIDAKRK; translated from the exons ATGATGAACAGAAAATCAAGTAATTGTGCTATTTGTGAGAGTTCAAATCTCGCTTCTGTCTGTGCTATCTGTGTCAATTACAG ATTAACTGAGTATAACAGTTCTTTAAAGGCACTGAAGAGTCGTCGTGATTCCTTGTATTCAAGATTGACTGAGGCGCTTGTGGCAAAG GGTAAGGCCGATGATCAACTAAATTGGAGAgtgcttcaaaatgaaaagctTGTGAGGTTAAGGGAAAAGCTCCGCTGTAATAAAGAACAGCTTGTGCAAG GCAAGGCTAAGATTGAGAAGACGTCCTATGACCTAAAAGTAAAATCTGGGGTACTTGAATCAGCCCTTGCTGTG TTGGAAAAAAATCGTGCAGAACAACTGGAGAAGTTCTATCCCAACTTTATATGCACTCAGAACTTAGGGCAT ATGGCAATTACCTCTGAACGCCTTCATAAACAGTCAGTGGTTATAAAACAAATATGCAAATTGTTTCCCCAACGTCGG gTGACTGTTGATGCAAAGAGGAAAGATGCATCTGGTGGTCAATATGATCAAATTTGCAATGCATGCTTGCCAAGAGGGCTGGATCCACACTCAGTTCCATCAGAAGAGCTTGCTGCTTCTTTGGG ATACATGGTTCAACTCCTGAATCTTGTCGTTCAGAACTTAGCTGCTCCAGCACTTCATAACTCAGGTTTCGCA GGTTCCTGCTCTCGGATATGGCAAAGAGATTCTTATTGGGATGCGCGCCCTTCTTCTAGGAG cAATGAATATCCTCTCTTTATACCACGGCAAAATTATTGCTCCACTAGTGGTGAAAATTCGTGGTCTGATAGAAGCTCAAGTAATTTTGGTGTTGCTTCAATAGATTCCGAGAGGAAACCCCATCTGGATTCTTCTGGAAGTAGTAGCTTTAATTATACTTCTGCTTCTCAACACTCTGTCGAAACACACAAAGATTTGCAGAGAGGGATTTCACTCCTCAAGAAAAGTGTGGCATGCATTACAGCATACTGTTATAACTCACTTTGTTTAGATGTCCCTTCTGAGGCATCTACCTTTGAAGCATTTGCAAAATTGTTGGCTACATTATCTTCGTCCAAGGAAGTTCATTCTGTTTTCTCTTTGAAAATGGCTTGTTCAAG GTCATGTAAGCAAGTTCAACAATTGAACAAATCTGTTTGGAATGTGAATTCTGCCATATCGTCAACCACTCTACTGGATAGCGCACATGCCATGACAATGACG AAAAATTTGTATGAATATAACCTACCTACTTATGCCACCAGCTCTCTTTGTTCCACTGAGTTGTCTGATTCTGGGAAGAATGAATCCCTTGTAGAAGGATGGGATCTTGTAGAACATCCAACTTTTCCTCCTCCACCATCACAATCTGAGGATATTGAGCATTGGACTCGAGCCATGTTCATCGAtgctaaaagaaaatga
- the LOC18792089 gene encoding uncharacterized protein At4g37920, chloroplastic — MEVSTATLQPSCSFPLRAPKTATRDRASSLSFVRISSRSISLSSKITNGCLLPVKQPVRPVAAATVGDTTAVPNDCSSAEELSISDSSNATLVEDESRGSGEKGEEKGGVGGLDDHKMTQVCDKLIEVFLVDKPTPTDWRRLLAFSKEWDDIRPHFYKRCQDRADAEDDPGMKHKLLRLGRKLKEIDEDVQRHNELLKVVRGAPSEISEIVSRRRKDFTQEFFVHVHTVAESYYDNPTEQNGLASIGNTCLAAVQAYDSATESIEALNAAELKFQDIINSPSVDAACRKIDHLAEKSQLDSTLVMMITKAWSAAKESSMTKDEVKDVLYHLYVTARGNLQKLMPKEIRIIKYLLTIEDPEERLSALHDAFTPGEELEGKDVDNLFTTPEKLHTWIKAVVDAYHFSQEGTLIREARDLMNPKIIQKLEELKKLVKNKFL; from the exons ATGGAGGTTTCTACTGCCACTCTCCAACCCTCTTGTTCTTTCCCACTAAGAGCCCCTAAAACCGCTACCAGAGACCGcgcttcttctctctctttcgtCAGAATCTCGTCTAGAAGTATTTCCCTATCTTCCAAAATCACCAATG GTTGTCTCTTACCAGTTAAACAACCAGTCAGACctgttgctgctgctactGTTGGTGATACAACTGCAGTTCCAAATGATTGTTCTAGTGCAGAAGAATTGTCCATTTCTGATTCTTCTAACGCCACATTGGTTGAAGATGAATCCAGAGGAAGTGGTGAAAAGGGGGAAGAGAAAGGTGGTGTGGGGGGCTTGGATGACCACAAAATGACCCAAGTATGTGACAAGCTTATTGAGGTTTTCTTGGTTGACAAGCCCACTCCAACTGACTGGAGAAGATTATTAGCTTTCAGTAAGGAATGGGATGATATCCGGCCTCATTTCTATAAGCGCTGTCAGGACCGGGCAGATGCTGAGGATGATCCTGGAATGAAGCATAAACTACTACGGCTTGGGCGGAAATTGAAAGAG ATTGATGAAGATGTGCAAAGACACAATGAACTTCTTAAAGTCGTTAGAGGGGCTCCATCAGAAATTAGTGAAATAGTTTCCAGACGTCGCAAAGATTTTACACAAGAATTTTTTGTGCATGTTCACACTGTTGCTGAATCCTATTACGACAATCCAACAGAGCAAAATG GTTTGGCAAGTATTGGAAATACGTGCTTGGCTGCTGTACAAGCATATGATTCTGCAACTGAAAGCATTGAAGCACTGAATGCTGCAGAGTTGAAATTTCAAGATATTATCAACTCTCCTTCTGTTGATGCTGCTTGTAGGAAGATAGATCACTTGGCTGAGAAAAGTCAACTCGACTCAACATTGGTGATGATGATTACAAAAGCTTGGTCAGCTGCCAAGGAGTCGAGCATGACAAAAGATGAG GTGAAAGATGTATTATATCATTTGTATGTGACTGCAAGAGGTAATCTCCAGAAGCTCATGCCAAAAGAAATTCGGATAATTAAGTATCTTCTCACCATTGAGGATCCTGAGGAGCGTCTGTCTGCATTACATGATGCATTTACCCCAGGAGAGGAACTTGAAGGGAAAGATGTAGATAACCTATTCAC GACTCCAGAGAAGCTCCACACCTGGATAAAGGCTGTTGTGGATGCTTACCATTTCAGCCAGGAAGGCACTCTAATTAGGGAAGCAAGAGACCTCATGAATCCAAAGATCATTCAAAAACTGGAGGAGCTGAAGAAGTTagtcaaaaacaaattcttGTGA
- the LOC18789576 gene encoding transcription factor TGA7 isoform X1, with amino-acid sequence MLQERMSYPSTQFATSRQMGIYEPFRQVGVWKETFRGDHSSNTGASSILEVDAGIETKIGYVSHESLAPSGNDQEPNRSSDKVQRRLEQNREAARKSRMRKKAYVQQLETSRLKLAQLEQELERARKQINRRLPDLQGAYVASSLGTSHMGYNGALNSGITTFEMEYGHWVEEQHRQNVELRNALQDHGTDIELLRILVESGLSHYANLFRMKADAARADAFYLLSGIWRTSVERHFHWIGGFRPSELLNIVLPQLQPLDEPQLVDFYNLRQSSQQAEDALTQGMEKLQQNLALTIAGDQISGEIYGSQMATALEKLEALETFVGQADHLRQQTLQQMSRILTTHQAARGLLALGEYFHRLRALSSLWTAHPREPT; translated from the exons ATGTTACAAGAG AGAATGAGCTATCCATCAACTCAATTTGCCACCTCAAGACAAATGGGGATATACGAGCCGTTTCGACAGGTTGGTGTGTGGAAAGAAACATTCAGGGGTGATCATAGCTCAAACACAGGTGCTTCTTCAATTCTAGAAGTGGATGCTGGGATAGAAACCAAG ATTGGATATGTTTCTCATGAATCCTTGGCACCATCCGGAAATGATCAAGAACCAAACAGATCTTCTGATAAG GTACAGAGGCGCTTAGAACAAAATCGTGAAGCTGCTCGCAAAAGTCGTATGCGGAAAAAG GCTTATGTTCAACAACTAGAAACAAGCCGCTTAAAACTGGCACAACTGGAGCAGGAACTTGAAAGAGCTAGAAAACAG ATAAACCGGCGGCTGCCTGATTTGCAGGGTGCCTATGTAGCCAGTTCATTAGGTACAAGTCATATGGGATACAATGGAGCTTTGAATTCAG GGATCACTACATTTGAGATGGAATATGGACATTGGGTTGAAGAACAACACAGACAGAATGTTGAACTCAGAAATGCATTGCAAGATCATGGAACCGATATAGAACTTCTTCGAATACTTGTAGAAAGTGGCTTGAGCCACTACGCTAATCTTTTCCGGATGAAGGCAGATGCTGCAAGGGCTGATGCCTTTTACTTACTGTCTGGCATATGGAGAACATCAGTAGAACGCCATTTTCACTGGATTGGAGGATTTCGCCCATCAGAGCTTCTAAAT ATTGTGTTGCCACAGCTTCAGCCATTGGATGAACCACAACTTGTGGATTTCTATAACTTGAGGCAATCGTCTCAGCAAGCGGAAGATGCTCTCACGCAGGGAATGGAGAAGCTTCAGCAGAATTTGGCGTTGACCATAGCAGGTGATCAAATCAGTGGAGAAATTTATGGATCTCAGATGGCTACTGCATTGGAGAAGTTGGAAGCACTGGAGACCTTTGTGGGCCAG GCGGATCACCTCCGGCAGCAAACTCTGCAGCAAATGTCTCGAATCCTAACGACTCACCAGGCAGCTCGAGGCTTGCTTGCGCTCGGGGAATACTTTCACCGGCTGCGTGCCCTCAGTTCTCTTTGGACTGCCCATCCTCGTGAACCGACATAG
- the LOC18789576 gene encoding transcription factor TGA7 isoform X3: MLQERMSYPSTQFATSRQMGIYEPFRQVGVWKETFRGDHSSNTGASSILEVDAGIETKIGYVSHESLAPSGNDQEPNRSSDKVQRRLEQNREAARKSRMRKKAYVQQLETSRLKLAQLEQELERARKQGAYVASSLGTSHMGYNGALNSGITTFEMEYGHWVEEQHRQNVELRNALQDHGTDIELLRILVESGLSHYANLFRMKADAARADAFYLLSGIWRTSVERHFHWIGGFRPSELLNIVLPQLQPLDEPQLVDFYNLRQSSQQAEDALTQGMEKLQQNLALTIAGDQISGEIYGSQMATALEKLEALETFVGQADHLRQQTLQQMSRILTTHQAARGLLALGEYFHRLRALSSLWTAHPREPT, translated from the exons ATGTTACAAGAG AGAATGAGCTATCCATCAACTCAATTTGCCACCTCAAGACAAATGGGGATATACGAGCCGTTTCGACAGGTTGGTGTGTGGAAAGAAACATTCAGGGGTGATCATAGCTCAAACACAGGTGCTTCTTCAATTCTAGAAGTGGATGCTGGGATAGAAACCAAG ATTGGATATGTTTCTCATGAATCCTTGGCACCATCCGGAAATGATCAAGAACCAAACAGATCTTCTGATAAG GTACAGAGGCGCTTAGAACAAAATCGTGAAGCTGCTCGCAAAAGTCGTATGCGGAAAAAG GCTTATGTTCAACAACTAGAAACAAGCCGCTTAAAACTGGCACAACTGGAGCAGGAACTTGAAAGAGCTAGAAAACAG GGTGCCTATGTAGCCAGTTCATTAGGTACAAGTCATATGGGATACAATGGAGCTTTGAATTCAG GGATCACTACATTTGAGATGGAATATGGACATTGGGTTGAAGAACAACACAGACAGAATGTTGAACTCAGAAATGCATTGCAAGATCATGGAACCGATATAGAACTTCTTCGAATACTTGTAGAAAGTGGCTTGAGCCACTACGCTAATCTTTTCCGGATGAAGGCAGATGCTGCAAGGGCTGATGCCTTTTACTTACTGTCTGGCATATGGAGAACATCAGTAGAACGCCATTTTCACTGGATTGGAGGATTTCGCCCATCAGAGCTTCTAAAT ATTGTGTTGCCACAGCTTCAGCCATTGGATGAACCACAACTTGTGGATTTCTATAACTTGAGGCAATCGTCTCAGCAAGCGGAAGATGCTCTCACGCAGGGAATGGAGAAGCTTCAGCAGAATTTGGCGTTGACCATAGCAGGTGATCAAATCAGTGGAGAAATTTATGGATCTCAGATGGCTACTGCATTGGAGAAGTTGGAAGCACTGGAGACCTTTGTGGGCCAG GCGGATCACCTCCGGCAGCAAACTCTGCAGCAAATGTCTCGAATCCTAACGACTCACCAGGCAGCTCGAGGCTTGCTTGCGCTCGGGGAATACTTTCACCGGCTGCGTGCCCTCAGTTCTCTTTGGACTGCCCATCCTCGTGAACCGACATAG